A single Nicotiana tabacum cultivar K326 chromosome 5, ASM71507v2, whole genome shotgun sequence DNA region contains:
- the LOC142180952 gene encoding putative mitochondrial protein AtMg01250 yields MINGELTKPFVVAKGLRQGDPMSPFLFAIAIEYLSRLLRGLKQAKDYKFHPRCGKLNITHLSFADDLLMFARGDSNSVQALHACFKQFLVASGLQANLTKSANYFGGVT; encoded by the coding sequence ATGATCAATGGTGAATTGACAAAGCCTTTTGTAGTTGCCAAAGGACTTAGACAGGGTGACCCCATGTCACCATTTCTATTTGCTATTGCAATAGAATACTTAAGTAGACTACTTAGAGGACTGAAGCAAGCTAAAGATTACAAATTCCATCCAAGGTGTGGCAAACTCAATATAACTCACCTCAGTTTTGCCGATGATTTGCTGATGTTTGCCAGAGGTGATAGTAATTCAGTTCAAGCTTTACACGCCTGCTTTAAACAATTCTTAGTAGCTTCTGGATTACAGGCCAATCTCACTAAGAGTGCCAATTATTTTGGTGGCGTGACATag
- the LOC107773422 gene encoding pyruvate kinase 1, cytosolic, with product MHSNHLLLEEPIRMASILEPSKANFFPAMTKIVGTLGPKSRSVEAISACLKAGMSVARFDFSWGDSEYHQETLENLKAAIKATKKLCAVMLDTVGAELQVVNKKETAISLKADAIVTLTPHQGQEASSELLPINFAGLAKAVKKGDTIFVGQYLFTGSETTSVWLEVDEVNGDDVICVIKNSATLAGSMFTLHASQVHIDLPTLTDRDKEVISTWGVKNKIDFISLSYTRHAEDVREAREFLSKLGDLSQTQIFAKIENVEGLTHFDEILKEADGIILSRGNLGIDLPPEKVFLFQKAAVHKCNMAGKPAVVTRVVDSMTDNLRPTRAEATDVANAVLDGTDAILLGAETLRGLYPVETISTVGRICFEAEKVFNQDLYFKKTVKFVGEPMTHLESIASSAVRAAIKVKASVIICFTSSGRAARLIAKYRPTMPVLSVVIPRLKTNQLKWSFSGAFEARQSLIVRGLFPMLADPRHPAESTNASNESVLKVALDHGKASGVIKSHDRVVICQKVGDASVVKIIELED from the exons ATGCATTCAAATCACTTACTACTTGAAGAACCTATCAGGATGGCCTCAATCTTGGAGCCATCTAAAGCt AATTTTTTCCCAGCAATGACTAAAATTGTTGGGACTTTGGGTCCTAAATCTCGATCTGTTGAAGCTATTTCTGCTTGTCTTAAAGCTGGAATGTCTG TGGCAAGATTTGATTTTTCATGGGGTGATTCAGAGTATCACCAGGAGACTTTGGAGAACTTGAAGGCTGCTATTAAAGCCACTAAGAAGCTTTGTGCT GTCATGCTAGATACTGTGGGTGCTGAGTTGCAGGTTGTCAACAAAAAAGAGACAGCTATTTCACTTAAGGCAGATGCAATTGTTACTCTGACTCCTCATCAAGGCCAAGAAGCATCTTCTGAACTTTTGCCAATTAACTTTGCCGGATTAGCCAAG GCTGTAAAGAAAGGAGACACCATTTTTGTTGGTCAATACCTCTTCACAGGAAGTGAAACAACATCCGTTTGGCTCGAG GTAGATGAAGTGAATGGGGATGATGTCATTTGCGTGATAAAGAACTCTGCCACTTTAGCTGGGTCAATGTTCACACTGCATGCTTCTCAAGTACATATTGATCTGCCTACCCTCACTGATAGAGACAAAGAG GTTATAAGCACATGGGGTGTGAAAAACAAAATTGACTTTATTTCACTATCATACACAAGGCATGCTGAGGATGTCCGTGAG GCTCGTGAGTTCTTGTCTAAGCTGGGTGATCTAAGTCAAACTCAGATCTTTGCTAAAATCGAAAATGTTGAG GGTCTGACTCATTTTGATGAGATTCTCAAAGAGGCTGATGGAATCATCCTTTCTCGTGGAAACCTCGGTATAGATCTTCCACCTGAAAAG GTGTTCTTGTTCCAGAAGGCTGCTGTTCACAAGTGTAACATGGCTGGCAAGCCAGCTGTAGTAACACGTGTTGTCGATAGTATGACCGACAATCTTAGGCCTACTCGTGCTGAAGCAACAGATGTTGCTAATGCTGTCTTGGATG GAACTGATGCTATTCTTCTTGGTGCTGAGACTCTGCGTGGATTATACCCTGTCGAGACTATTTCCACTGTTGGCAGAATTTGCTTCGAG GCGGAGAAGGTTTTCAACCAAGACTTGTACTTTAAGAAAACAGTCAAATTTGTTGGAGAGCCCATGACGCACCTGGAATCCATTGCCTCATCAGCG GTAAGAGCCGCCATTAAAGTGAAAGCATCAGTAATTATTTGTTTCACTTCATCTGGAAGGGCAGCAAG ATTGATAGCTAAATATAGGCCAACAATGCCAGTATTGTCTGTTGTAATTCCTCGACTCAAGACAAATCAACTGAAGTGGAGTTTTAGCGGTGCATTTGAG GCAAGGCAATCTCTTATTGTCCGAGGCCTTTTCCCAATGCTGGCTGATCCTCGACATCCT GCTGAGTCTACGAATGCAAGTAATGAGTCGGTGCTGAAAGTTGCTCTTGATCATGGAAAAGCATCAGGAGTTATAAAATCACACGACCGAGTTGTCATTTGCCAGAAAGTTGGAGACGCATCAGTGGTTAAGATTATCGAACTTGAAGATTAA